One stretch of Sander vitreus isolate 19-12246 chromosome 16, sanVit1, whole genome shotgun sequence DNA includes these proteins:
- the ccnb1 gene encoding G2/mitotic-specific cyclin-B1, with amino-acid sequence MALRVTRNRLASTRTDLGGKACSVAGPTKPRAALGEIGNLAVNKEVTLQKKNVKMEPTKKIEPAKKTTKVVKAVVPQEKVVPVKPEPEVLPEPASPTPMETSGCAPADLCQAFSDVILDTAVRDVDADDFDNPMLCSDYVKDIYKYLRQLEVEQNVRPTYLQGQEVTGNMRAILIDWLVQVSLKFRLLQETMYMTVGVIDRFLQDHPVPKKQLQLVGVTAMFLASKYEEMYPPEISDFAYVTDRAYTTAQIRDMEMTILRTLKFQLGRPLPLQFLRRASKIYEVTAEQHTLAKYLLELTMVDYEMVHFPPSMVASAALALTLKILNAGDWDVTLQHYMDYTAESLIPVMAHIAKNVVKVNDGQTKHLAIKGKYSTSKQMRIATISQLKSSMVKELAKQTAQ; translated from the exons ATGGCTCTCCGAGTAACCAGA aaCCGCTTGGCTTCCACCAGGACTGACCTCGGTGGTAAGGCCTGCTCGGTCGCTGGGCCCACCAAGCCTCGAGCGGCGCTGGGCGAAATCGGAAATCTCGCAGTTAACAAAGAAGTCACGTTACAGAAAAAG AATGTCAAGATGGAGCCTACTAAAAAGATTGAACCTGCTAAAAAGACCACCAAAGTTGTCAAAGCAGTTGTACCACAAGAAAAGGTTGTTCCTGTTAAACCTGAGCCTGAG GTTCTCCCTGAACCGGCATCCCCGACTCCAATGGAGACTTCTGGCTGTGCTCCTGCTGACCTCTGTCAGGCTTTTTCTGATGTCATTCTCGACACTGCTGTCAGGGATGTGGATGCTGATGACTTTGACAACCCCATGCTCTGCAGTGACTATGTGAAGGACATCTACAAGTACCTCAGACAGCTTGAG GTTGAGCAGAACGTCAGGCCCACTTATCTGCAGGGTCAAGAGGTGACTGGTAACATGCGGGCCATTCTCATTGACTGGCTTGTGCAAGTGAGCCTAAAGTTCCGTCTCCTGCAGGAGACGATGTACATGACTGTGGGAGTCATTGACCGCTTTCTTCAG GACCACCCAGTCCCCAAGAAGCAGCTGCAGCTGGTTGGTGTGACTGCCATGTTCCTTGCTTCCAAATACGAGGAGATGTATCCCCCGGAGATCTCGGACTTCGCCTATGTGACGGACAGGGCCTACACCACTGCCCAGATCAGGGACATGGAGATGACTATTCTCCGGACACTCAAGTTCCAACTAGGCCGCCCTCTTCCCCTGCAGTTTCTCAGAAGGGCCTCAAAGATTTATGAA GTAACTGCTGAGCAACACACCCTGGCAAAATACCTCCTGGAGCTCACCATGGTTGACTATGAAATGGTTCACTTCCCACCTTCCATGGTGGCGAGTGCTGCTCTGGCTCTTACCCTCAAGATCTTGAATGCTGGCGACTGG GATGTGACACTGCAGCACTACATGGACTACACTGCAGAGAGTTTGATTCCTGTGATGGCACACATTGCCAAGAATGTTGTGAAGGTGAACGATGGTCAGACCAAGCACTTG GCGATCAAAGGCAAATATTCCACTTCAAAGCAGATGAGGATTGCCACCATCTCACAGCTCAAGTCTTCAATGGTGAAGGAACTTGCAAAGCAGACTGCTCAGTGA
- the LOC144530922 gene encoding AN1-type zinc finger protein 5-like isoform X1 yields the protein MAQETNQSPVPMLCANGCGFYGNPRTNGMCSVCHKEHLSRQNNGGVGSMSVMGSSSGPTAEASAIQRLGATLNNAAAAAVAAAEVAAEAAASAEAAASVAFSGVSTTRSVTQQMTEMSLCCEEKGASGSNVELTEPVLTQPTSSASHPSGAGSRESKAPEPPKPKKNRCFMCRKKVGLTGFDCRCGNLFCGLHRYSDKHNCPYDYKAEAADKIRKENPVVVADKIQRI from the exons ATGGCTCAGGAAACCAATCAGAGCCCAGTTCCTATGCTCTGTGCTAATGGCTGTGGTTTCTATGGCAACCCTAGGACCAATGGCATGTGCTCCGTGTGCCACAAGGAGCACCTGTCAAGACAGAACAATGGAGGAGTCGGTTCTATGAGTGTTATGG gcagcagcagtggcCCCACAGCCGAGGCTTCTGCCATCCAGAGGTTAGGGGCCACCTTGAATAATGCTGCGGCTGCTGCCGTGGCTGCTGCAGAGGTGGCAGCTGAGGCCGCCGCTTCTGCTGAGGCTGCTGCCTCCGTGGCTTTCAG TGGGGTTTCAACTACCAGATCTGTAACACAACAGATGACTGAGATGAGTCTCTGCTGTGAGGAGAAAGGAGCATCGGGGAGCAACGTGGAGCTCACAGAGCCAG TGTTGACTCAGCCCACATCCTCAGCCTCTCATCCCTCAGGGGCTGGCAGCAGGGAGTCCAAAGCCCCGGAGCCCCCAAAACCCAAGAAGAATCGCTGCTTTATGTGCCGCAAAAAGGTTGGCCTTACAG GTTTTGACTGCCGCTGTGGGAATCTGTTTTGTGGACTTCACCGTTACTCCGATAAGCATAACTGTCCGTACGACTACAAAGCTGAAGCTGCCGACAAGATTCGCAAAGAGAACCCCGTGGTCGTTGCCGACAAGATCCAGAGAATATGA
- the LOC144530922 gene encoding AN1-type zinc finger protein 5-like isoform X2, with amino-acid sequence MAQETNQSPVPMLCANGCGFYGNPRTNGMCSVCHKEHLSRQNNGGVGSMSVMGSSSGPTAEASAIQRLGATLNNAAAAAVAAAEVAAEAAASAEAAASVAFSGVSTTRSVTQQMTEMSLCCEEKGASGSNVELTEPVLTQPTSSASHPSGAGSRESKAPEPPKPKKNRCFMCRKKVGLTERPCIKDPAKGIS; translated from the exons ATGGCTCAGGAAACCAATCAGAGCCCAGTTCCTATGCTCTGTGCTAATGGCTGTGGTTTCTATGGCAACCCTAGGACCAATGGCATGTGCTCCGTGTGCCACAAGGAGCACCTGTCAAGACAGAACAATGGAGGAGTCGGTTCTATGAGTGTTATGG gcagcagcagtggcCCCACAGCCGAGGCTTCTGCCATCCAGAGGTTAGGGGCCACCTTGAATAATGCTGCGGCTGCTGCCGTGGCTGCTGCAGAGGTGGCAGCTGAGGCCGCCGCTTCTGCTGAGGCTGCTGCCTCCGTGGCTTTCAG TGGGGTTTCAACTACCAGATCTGTAACACAACAGATGACTGAGATGAGTCTCTGCTGTGAGGAGAAAGGAGCATCGGGGAGCAACGTGGAGCTCACAGAGCCAG TGTTGACTCAGCCCACATCCTCAGCCTCTCATCCCTCAGGGGCTGGCAGCAGGGAGTCCAAAGCCCCGGAGCCCCCAAAACCCAAGAAGAATCGCTGCTTTATGTGCCGCAAAAAGGTTGGCCTTACAG AACGTCCTTGCATAAAAGATCCCGCAAAAGGCATCAGTTAA